In a single window of the Prochlorococcus marinus CUG1415 genome:
- the holA gene encoding DNA polymerase III subunit delta: MPIQILWGNDLNAQNTFIQNLIDKEVSKEWKEINVTNLNGDDDEQVNKAFDEVLTPPFGAGYRIVALKNNPIFTSKNEDLRTKFEKIHDNIPQNTYLILQNTKKPDSRLKSTKFLQKLIKNNLAKEKSFSLPEIWDYEGQKRFLEDAANEMNIKIDKNAAELIIDSVGNDSFKLINELAKAKTYLSAVASNSNSQLFLKSIDVKKIFSDHQSNIFKIIDFLLQKNINESLIEINYSLQKGEPALRLNAGLISQIRIHTIIKLAVNSGNENAEKICNLAGISNQKRIFFIRRKVKNISQEYLINLMSKLLDIETSLKQGHNPINVFTENLINLS, from the coding sequence ATGCCAATACAAATATTATGGGGTAATGATCTAAATGCTCAAAATACATTTATTCAAAACTTAATTGATAAAGAGGTATCCAAAGAATGGAAAGAAATAAACGTAACTAATTTAAATGGAGATGATGATGAGCAAGTTAATAAAGCTTTTGATGAAGTGCTTACACCTCCTTTTGGAGCTGGATACAGAATAGTTGCATTGAAAAATAATCCAATTTTTACTTCAAAAAATGAGGATCTAAGAACTAAATTTGAAAAAATTCATGACAATATACCCCAAAATACTTATTTGATTTTACAAAATACAAAAAAACCAGACTCAAGACTTAAGAGTACTAAATTTTTACAAAAACTTATCAAAAATAATTTAGCCAAAGAAAAATCATTTTCTTTACCAGAAATCTGGGACTATGAGGGACAAAAAAGATTTTTAGAAGATGCAGCGAATGAAATGAATATCAAAATTGATAAAAATGCAGCTGAATTAATTATTGATTCTGTTGGGAATGATAGTTTTAAACTAATAAATGAATTAGCTAAAGCAAAAACATACCTTTCTGCAGTAGCAAGTAATTCAAATTCACAACTGTTTCTTAAAAGTATTGATGTAAAAAAAATATTTAGTGATCATCAATCCAACATTTTCAAAATCATTGATTTTCTCTTACAAAAAAATATTAATGAAAGCCTCATTGAAATAAATTATTCCTTACAGAAAGGAGAACCTGCTTTAAGACTAAATGCAGGTTTAATTAGTCAAATCAGAATTCATACCATTATAAAATTAGCAGTTAATTCAGGAAATGAAAATGCTGAAAAGATTTGTAATCTTGCAGGCATTTCTAATCAAAAAAGAATTTTTTTTATTCGAAGAAAAGTAAAAAATATATCGCAAGAATATTTAATTAATTTAATGAGTAAATTATTAGATATTGAAACATCCCTAAAACAAGGTCATAATCCTATAAATGTTTTTACCGAGAATTTAATTAATTTAAGTTAA
- a CDS encoding precorrin-8X methylmutase codes for MVIDHPIFLESIRFIRSHLGANDLNYLEKKVLERLVHTSGDFSVQNLIEFSEGACEKGLKALKKGAPILTDTDMAAAAIKSMAENTTRNKVFSARMWFEDNNHSQLTKTAYGLSEGWKELSVRNSGMKSPIVVIGSSPTALTYLIDILKNAKDLPSLIIGMPVGFIGVEKSKHKLLSTDLPRIVLNSTRGGAAMAAAAVNALLRESI; via the coding sequence ATGGTAATTGATCATCCAATTTTTTTGGAAAGCATCAGATTTATAAGATCTCATTTAGGAGCTAATGATCTAAATTATTTGGAAAAAAAGGTTTTAGAAAGATTAGTTCATACTTCAGGAGATTTTTCAGTTCAAAATCTTATAGAATTTAGTGAAGGTGCTTGCGAAAAGGGACTTAAGGCCCTAAAAAAGGGTGCTCCAATATTAACGGATACCGATATGGCAGCAGCAGCTATAAAATCAATGGCAGAAAATACTACTAGGAATAAAGTGTTTTCTGCGAGAATGTGGTTTGAAGATAATAATCATTCCCAATTAACTAAAACTGCATATGGATTAAGTGAAGGTTGGAAGGAGTTATCTGTCAGAAATTCTGGCATGAAATCACCTATTGTAGTAATTGGAAGTTCGCCAACGGCTTTAACATATTTAATTGATATCTTAAAGAATGCAAAAGATTTACCTAGTTTAATTATTGGAATGCCAGTTGGATTTATAGGCGTAGAAAAAAGCAAACACAAATTGCTTTCCACCGATCTGCCTAGAATCGTTTTAAATTCAACTAGAGGAGGTGCTGCGATGGCAGCTGCTGCGGTTAATGCTTTGTTGAGGGAATCTATTTAA